In 'Nostoc azollae' 0708, the following are encoded in one genomic region:
- the hepC gene encoding heterocyst development glycosyltransferase HepC has protein sequence MTTSIVPKLQAQTTIAQSRENYHIQYCTLQWRRGQLLVKPPSDLKQPYLPSLYNEQLLVECLKHSPVNLVTIDPKLGDAALRFWADACHQANKPIFLSIPFKNQLPKLSNQVLRLTQRVINWILALTLLLLISPLILGLIVIMRLQSSDILFAYEWRIGEKGKLFRAIEFCTTRKNHSTLLGLWMRKYGLDKLPKLLNVIRGEISLIGYHYWCLEEAVKLSLEKEAEQSDPLPDVINSWQIETKYNPVRLS, from the coding sequence ATGACAACTTCAATAGTTCCCAAGTTACAAGCTCAAACTACTATAGCCCAGTCTCGCGAAAATTATCACATCCAATACTGTACACTTCAATGGCGTAGAGGTCAGCTACTGGTAAAGCCTCCTAGTGATTTGAAACAACCTTATTTACCTTCACTATATAACGAACAATTATTAGTGGAGTGTTTAAAACATTCCCCAGTTAATTTAGTAACTATAGATCCTAAACTAGGTGATGCTGCGCTGCGATTTTGGGCGGATGCTTGTCACCAAGCTAATAAGCCTATATTCCTATCTATCCCTTTTAAAAATCAACTTCCCAAATTAAGTAACCAAGTATTGAGATTAACACAACGGGTAATCAACTGGATTTTAGCATTAACTTTACTGCTATTAATTAGTCCTTTAATCCTGGGATTAATTGTCATCATGCGTCTTCAATCATCAGATATACTCTTTGCTTATGAATGGCGGATTGGTGAAAAAGGTAAACTATTTCGAGCTATCGAATTTTGCACAACTAGAAAAAACCATAGCACGCTATTAGGATTATGGATGCGTAAATATGGCCTAGATAAATTACCTAAATTATTGAATGTCATCCGTGGTGAGATTAGTTTAATCGGATACCATTATTGGTGTTTAGAAGAAGCAGTTAAACTAAGTTTAGAGAAAGAAGCAGAACAATCAGATCCATTACCAGACGTGATCAACTCATGGCAAATAGAAACTAAATACAACCCAGTTAGACTTTCATAA
- a CDS encoding GumC family protein, protein MVQTSLNPHISSAADTETGYGQMFTVFVRRFPWFLLVFLSSTALACIITLKTKPSFKSTMQLLVEPNYQGKKQGSDTAESQFTDSNVVIDTATQLNLMQSSGLIQKAVNKLKLEDPSITVEEVKRSLVLTQIRTKEDNVVTKIFQVDYTDGNPERTQKVLTAIRRVYVDYNKQQQDLRLQKGLQVIREQLRKASDEVNASETNLQRFRRNQNLIDPELQAKAIEESLTSIQRERQTTRSQYQEALAKQKSLQQQLNRSPQNALVSSRLSQSIRYQGLLNEIQKTELALAQERLRFTDDTPNVQKLTEQLQSQKELLQKEVSRTLGRQSTSVFSFGENLLEQGQLGEIDLNLTGELVENQTNIVALSARDQTLAAKENELRSQLKRFPSLLAYYNRILPQLQFSRERMEQLLRAEQQLRQELSKGGFNWEVVEEPQLGIKLGPNLQQNLLLGAVVGLMLGGIAAFIRETSDDSVHTTAELEKQITLPLLGTTPKLPPAKPKESIIKLPFGKPEVLAPWTIQVLQSPPRWESLDLIYKNIELLNSVTDLKSLMVTSALPDDGKSALTLGLAMSAARLHKKVLLIDANLRDPSLHKQLNLPNEQGLSTLLASDATLPNQIGLQYSGSSYIDILTAGPIPVDPAHLLSSPRMMELMAAFEENYDLVLIDAPSVIGMVDAILTASSCRSVVMVASIGKVTRNNLAQATAMLSKLNLIGVVANGVSNSDSTYVPYAKQSQLILQEVMEK, encoded by the coding sequence GTGGTTCAAACTAGTCTAAATCCCCATATAAGTTCAGCAGCTGATACAGAAACAGGTTATGGACAAATGTTTACTGTATTTGTCAGAAGATTTCCCTGGTTTTTATTAGTATTCCTGAGTTCTACTGCTCTTGCCTGCATCATTACTTTAAAGACAAAGCCCAGTTTCAAAAGTACGATGCAACTGTTAGTAGAACCTAACTATCAAGGTAAAAAACAAGGATCAGATACAGCAGAAAGTCAGTTTACAGACTCTAACGTTGTCATAGACACGGCAACACAGCTTAATTTGATGCAAAGTTCTGGACTGATTCAAAAAGCAGTTAATAAACTCAAGTTAGAAGATCCAAGTATTACTGTAGAGGAAGTAAAGAGATCCTTAGTCTTAACCCAAATCAGGACTAAAGAGGATAATGTTGTCACCAAAATTTTCCAAGTTGACTATACCGATGGCAATCCAGAAAGAACACAAAAAGTTCTAACTGCTATTCGACGAGTCTATGTGGATTATAACAAACAACAACAGGATTTACGGTTACAAAAAGGTCTGCAAGTTATTAGAGAGCAGTTGCGAAAAGCTAGTGACGAAGTGAATGCTTCTGAAACCAATCTCCAACGATTTCGCAGAAACCAAAATTTAATTGATCCAGAATTACAAGCCAAAGCGATTGAAGAATCTTTAACTTCTATTCAGAGAGAAAGACAAACAACTCGTTCTCAATATCAAGAAGCTTTAGCAAAGCAAAAGTCTTTGCAGCAACAACTTAATCGTTCTCCTCAAAATGCATTGGTTTCTTCTCGTTTGAGTCAGTCTATACGCTATCAGGGCTTACTGAATGAAATTCAGAAAACAGAACTAGCTTTAGCACAGGAACGCTTACGTTTTACGGATGATACTCCCAACGTACAGAAGCTAACTGAACAACTCCAGAGTCAAAAGGAACTTTTGCAAAAAGAAGTCAGCAGAACTTTAGGTAGACAATCCACCAGTGTATTCAGTTTTGGAGAAAATCTTCTCGAACAAGGACAACTTGGGGAAATTGACCTAAATTTGACTGGGGAATTAGTAGAAAATCAGACTAACATAGTTGCATTAAGTGCGCGTGATCAAACTTTAGCAGCAAAAGAGAATGAACTGCGATCACAACTCAAACGTTTTCCCTCTCTCTTAGCTTATTACAACCGTATCCTTCCCCAATTACAATTTAGTCGAGAAAGAATGGAGCAATTGTTGAGAGCAGAACAGCAGTTGCGGCAGGAACTATCCAAAGGTGGATTTAATTGGGAAGTAGTAGAAGAACCACAACTAGGTATAAAACTAGGTCCCAATCTCCAGCAGAACCTCTTATTAGGTGCCGTAGTAGGATTAATGTTAGGTGGTATTGCCGCCTTTATTCGAGAAACATCTGATGACTCTGTACATACTACTGCTGAATTAGAAAAACAAATTACCCTACCATTATTGGGCACAACTCCCAAATTGCCACCAGCAAAACCCAAAGAGTCAATCATCAAATTACCATTTGGTAAACCAGAAGTTCTTGCCCCTTGGACAATTCAAGTTTTACAATCACCACCCCGTTGGGAATCACTGGATCTCATTTATAAAAACATAGAACTCCTCAATAGCGTCACTGATTTAAAATCATTGATGGTGACATCAGCATTACCAGATGATGGTAAATCAGCTTTGACATTAGGTTTAGCTATGAGTGCAGCGAGATTACATAAAAAGGTACTGCTCATAGATGCCAACCTTCGAGACCCCAGCTTACACAAACAACTTAACCTTCCTAATGAACAAGGTTTATCCACCCTATTAGCCAGTGATGCTACCCTTCCTAATCAGATTGGGCTTCAATACTCAGGTTCATCTTATATCGACATTTTAACTGCTGGCCCCATACCTGTAGATCCTGCTCATCTTTTGAGTTCTCCACGGATGATGGAATTGATGGCTGCATTTGAAGAAAACTATGATTTAGTCCTCATAGATGCTCCCTCAGTTATCGGTATGGTAGATGCTATACTCACAGCCTCATCTTGTCGGAGTGTAGTCATGGTAGCAAGCATTGGTAAAGTAACACGCAATAATTTAGCTCAAGCTACAGCAATGTTGAGCAAGTTAAATCTCATTGGAGTTGTAGCCAATGGAGTATCTAACTCTGATAGCACTTATGTACCTTATGCCAAACAATCACAATTAATATTACAAGAAGTTATGGAAAAATAG
- a CDS encoding glycosyltransferase family 4 protein — protein sequence MRICIVTHKIRKGDGQGRVNYEVAMEALRRGHNLTLLSSEIAPELEHNTAVNWVSISVDGYPSEFVRNFVFAKKSGDWLRKHRGEVDLIKANGAITMGATDVNAVHFVHSSWWKSPVHIARQRRDLYGLYQWLYTAINAYWEKEAFRQTKVVIAISTKVAEELVNIGVPRANIRVIVNGVDLQEFSPGASSRQKLGIRENVTLALFAGDIRISRKNLDTVLHALVKVPSLHLAVVGETKDSPYPEMVADLKLTERVHFLGYRRDMPQIQQASDLFVFPSRYEPFGLVVIEAMASGLPVITAKTTGAADLVTPACGIVLPDCDDIDTLANALKLLSSDRTLRQQMGKVARTIAEQHSWVTMAQTYLDLFEELMKHEEYSSYPHLSPSSRLVTLPFRTASPN from the coding sequence ATGAGAATTTGCATTGTTACCCATAAAATCCGAAAAGGTGATGGTCAAGGACGAGTCAATTATGAAGTAGCTATGGAAGCACTCCGTCGTGGTCATAATTTGACATTATTGTCGAGTGAAATAGCACCTGAATTAGAACATAATACTGCAGTAAATTGGGTTTCCATTTCTGTTGATGGATATCCGAGTGAATTTGTTCGCAATTTTGTATTTGCTAAAAAAAGCGGTGATTGGTTACGTAAACATCGGGGCGAAGTTGATTTAATTAAAGCCAATGGTGCGATTACCATGGGCGCTACTGATGTCAATGCTGTGCATTTCGTCCATAGTTCTTGGTGGAAATCGCCTGTACATATTGCTCGTCAACGACGAGATTTATATGGTTTATATCAGTGGCTCTACACTGCTATTAATGCTTATTGGGAAAAAGAAGCTTTTCGCCAAACTAAAGTTGTTATCGCTATATCTACAAAAGTAGCTGAAGAATTAGTTAATATTGGCGTACCCCGTGCTAATATTCGTGTGATTGTGAATGGAGTTGATTTACAAGAATTTTCCCCTGGTGCGAGTTCTCGCCAAAAGTTGGGGATACGTGAAAATGTGACGTTGGCATTGTTTGCTGGAGATATTCGCATTTCTCGCAAAAACTTAGATACTGTACTTCATGCCTTAGTAAAAGTTCCTAGTTTACATTTAGCAGTTGTTGGTGAAACCAAAGATAGCCCCTATCCAGAAATGGTTGCGGACTTAAAATTAACTGAACGGGTACATTTTTTAGGTTATCGCCGTGATATGCCGCAAATTCAACAGGCATCAGATTTATTTGTTTTTCCTTCCCGTTATGAACCTTTTGGGTTAGTAGTAATTGAAGCGATGGCTTCAGGTTTACCTGTGATTACTGCTAAAACCACTGGTGCAGCTGATTTAGTAACACCAGCTTGTGGAATTGTTTTACCCGATTGTGATGATATTGATACTTTAGCCAATGCTTTGAAATTATTAAGTAGCGATCGCACACTACGTCAACAAATGGGTAAAGTCGCTCGTACTATTGCTGAACAACATAGCTGGGTAACTATGGCACAAACCTATTTAGATTTATTTGAAGAGTTAATGAAACATGAGGAATACAGTTCTTATCCCCACCTATCGCCGTCCTCAAGACTTGTTACACTGCCTTTCCGCACTGCAAGCCCAAACTAA
- a CDS encoding glycosyltransferase produces MKIALVHDYLTQRGGAERVFELLSKRYPEADIFTSLYDQQKSIDFGERIVNTTFLQKIPGAAKYFRLMAPLYFPAFRTLNLQHYDLIISSSTSFAKSVRKKPQARHICFCHNVTRFLWDTETYLREYGDYRYFAPLIEKVFQMMRNVDLKYSQEPDLYIANSSVVGHRIRKIYGKQAIVINYPIDTKNFVFSDTKDEYYLASARMISYKRLDIIVEAFNWLGWHLLISGEGPELERLKSKALGNIQFLGHVSDGQRKDLFSRAKSIIVAALEDYGLVPVEANASGTPVIAYGAGGVLDTQIPGKTGVLFKRQTPDSLQTALLEARGISWNYENIRNHAVNNFSEQAFFSKVEQILVQVSGVHHTFI; encoded by the coding sequence ATGAAAATTGCTCTCGTCCATGATTACTTAACCCAGCGCGGTGGGGCAGAGCGTGTGTTTGAATTGCTTTCTAAACGCTACCCCGAAGCTGATATTTTCACATCTTTATATGATCAGCAAAAAAGTATTGATTTCGGTGAGCGTATAGTTAACACAACTTTTTTACAAAAGATTCCCGGTGCAGCCAAGTATTTCCGCCTGATGGCTCCTCTCTACTTTCCTGCCTTTCGGACGTTGAATCTCCAACACTATGATTTAATTATCAGCAGTAGTACTAGTTTTGCTAAATCAGTCAGAAAAAAACCACAAGCACGCCATATTTGTTTCTGCCATAATGTTACCCGGTTCTTATGGGATACAGAGACTTATTTACGGGAGTATGGAGACTATCGCTATTTTGCTCCCTTAATTGAAAAAGTCTTTCAAATGATGAGAAATGTAGACCTGAAATATTCCCAAGAACCAGACCTCTACATTGCTAACTCTAGTGTTGTTGGCCATCGTATTCGGAAAATTTATGGTAAACAGGCAATTGTGATTAACTATCCAATTGATACCAAGAATTTTGTTTTTTCTGATACAAAAGATGAATACTACTTGGCATCTGCCCGGATGATAAGTTATAAACGTCTTGATATAATAGTTGAGGCTTTTAACTGGTTAGGGTGGCATTTATTAATATCAGGTGAGGGACCCGAACTAGAACGGTTAAAATCGAAAGCATTAGGTAATATCCAATTCCTAGGTCACGTTAGTGATGGACAACGCAAAGACTTATTTTCTAGAGCTAAGTCCATTATTGTCGCAGCCTTAGAAGACTATGGATTGGTTCCAGTGGAAGCTAATGCTAGTGGGACTCCAGTAATAGCCTATGGTGCTGGTGGGGTATTAGATACTCAGATACCTGGTAAAACAGGAGTTCTTTTTAAAAGACAAACACCCGATTCTCTACAAACAGCATTATTAGAGGCTAGAGGAATATCTTGGAATTACGAGAATATTCGTAATCATGCCGTAAATAATTTTTCTGAACAAGCATTTTTTAGTAAAGTTGAGCAAATTCTTGTTCAAGTTTCTGGTGTGCATCACACATTCATTTAA
- a CDS encoding NAD(P)H-dependent oxidoreductase, translating into MIIIDKALQARAALGKPIKVAMIGAGFMGRGIANQIANSVPGMELVAISNRHIDSAKRAYSEAGIEDVQVVSSVVDLEDALIQGKYAITEDAMLLCEADGIDAIIEVTGTIEYAAHLVMRAIAHKKHIILMNAELDGTIGPILKLHAERAGVILTACDGDQPGVEMNLYRFVKSIGLTPLLCGNIKGLQDPYRNPTTQASFAQHWGQNPAMVTSFADGTKISFEQAIVANATGMKVAKRGMLGYDYTGHVDEMTKMYDVDQLKELGGIVDYVVGTKPGPGVFVFATHDDPKQRHYLNLYKLGEGPLYSFYTPYHLCHFEVPLSVARAVLFHDAVLSPIAGPIIDVVATAKIDLKAGETLDGIGYYMTYGQCENSEIVHQENLLPMGIAEGCTLKRDISKDQVLTYDCVELPEGRLCDKLRAEQLTYFVPVKTLVLAK; encoded by the coding sequence ATGATTATTATAGATAAAGCCTTACAAGCCCGTGCGGCATTAGGTAAACCTATAAAAGTAGCAATGATTGGTGCTGGTTTTATGGGTCGCGGTATTGCTAATCAAATTGCCAATTCTGTTCCTGGGATGGAGTTGGTTGCTATTTCTAACCGTCACATTGATTCAGCTAAACGAGCTTATTCAGAAGCAGGAATTGAGGATGTTCAGGTTGTTTCTAGTGTAGTTGATTTAGAAGATGCACTGATTCAAGGTAAATATGCAATCACTGAAGATGCTATGTTGCTGTGTGAAGCTGATGGCATAGATGCAATCATTGAAGTGACAGGAACAATTGAATATGCTGCTCATTTGGTGATGAGAGCGATCGCTCATAAAAAGCATATCATTTTAATGAATGCAGAACTCGATGGTACTATTGGCCCCATCCTCAAACTGCATGCTGAGCGGGCTGGAGTCATCCTCACAGCTTGCGATGGCGACCAACCAGGGGTAGAAATGAACCTCTACCGCTTCGTTAAAAGTATCGGTTTAACCCCCCTATTGTGTGGCAACATCAAAGGCTTACAAGACCCCTATCGCAACCCCACCACCCAAGCTAGTTTTGCTCAACATTGGGGTCAAAATCCCGCAATGGTGACAAGCTTTGCTGATGGAACAAAAATTTCTTTTGAGCAAGCAATAGTTGCTAATGCTACAGGGATGAAGGTAGCAAAACGAGGAATGTTGGGATATGATTACACAGGTCATGTTGATGAAATGACCAAAATGTATGATGTTGACCAACTCAAAGAATTAGGTGGCATCGTTGATTATGTAGTTGGCACGAAACCAGGCCCAGGAGTGTTTGTCTTTGCCACCCACGACGACCCCAAACAACGCCATTATCTCAACCTCTATAAACTCGGTGAAGGACCCCTGTACAGCTTCTACACCCCCTATCACCTCTGCCATTTTGAAGTTCCTCTATCAGTAGCCCGTGCAGTCCTCTTCCATGATGCTGTTCTCTCACCCATAGCAGGCCCCATTATCGATGTCGTCGCTACTGCCAAAATTGACCTCAAAGCCGGAGAAACTCTTGATGGCATCGGTTATTACATGACCTATGGACAATGCGAAAACTCAGAAATTGTCCACCAAGAAAATTTACTACCAATGGGAATAGCAGAAGGATGTACTTTGAAGCGTGATATTTCTAAAGATCAAGTCCTCACCTACGACTGTGTAGAATTGCCTGAAGGTAGACTTTGTGACAAACTCCGTGCTGAACAACTAACTTATTTTGTACCAGTAAAAACCTTGGTACTTGCAAAATAG
- a CDS encoding glycosyltransferase family 2 protein, whose product MTINSELLEPLVSVIIPTYNRPQYLEQAISSAFKQTYQNIEIIVSDNFSPEDPQNLVASFGDSRIKFWRHTENVGMLTNQMNAFKMAQGKYVASLHDDDIWNQDFLAKLIPPLEANSNLILAFCDQYIIDAQGQINVAATEGNSRSYKRDRITSGIHEDFQKIALVDKSIPTAAACVIRNGLIDWDSIPAEIGGMWDLYLSYLCYISGYAVYYYPEKLTYYREHEQTDTMLSGRRNVQAKIRKAESEIFCYKVFMKDVRLQEYYSHFKKLWLEANTTLGIGLLLDNKTKAARSYFWQALNEQKFNLRTLTALTLSFTPQIITNKLLSVY is encoded by the coding sequence ATGACTATTAATTCTGAATTACTAGAACCACTAGTTAGCGTGATTATTCCTACTTATAACAGACCACAATATCTAGAACAAGCTATTTCTAGTGCTTTTAAACAGACCTATCAAAATATTGAAATTATTGTTTCTGATAATTTTAGTCCTGAAGATCCTCAAAATTTAGTTGCATCTTTTGGGGACTCCCGCATTAAGTTTTGGCGACATACAGAAAATGTGGGAATGCTAACTAATCAGATGAATGCCTTTAAGATGGCACAGGGTAAATATGTAGCTAGTCTTCACGATGATGATATCTGGAATCAAGATTTTCTAGCTAAACTCATACCACCATTAGAGGCAAATTCTAACTTAATTCTAGCTTTTTGTGACCAATATATTATTGATGCTCAAGGTCAAATTAATGTTGCTGCTACGGAAGGAAATTCACGCAGTTATAAGCGTGATCGAATCACTTCAGGAATTCATGAGGATTTTCAGAAAATTGCCTTAGTTGATAAAAGTATCCCTACTGCCGCAGCTTGTGTAATTCGTAATGGTTTGATTGATTGGGATAGTATTCCTGCAGAAATTGGGGGAATGTGGGATTTATATTTAAGTTACCTGTGTTATATATCAGGATATGCTGTTTATTATTATCCAGAAAAGTTGACCTATTATCGTGAGCATGAGCAAACTGATACTATGCTCAGTGGTAGACGTAATGTACAGGCAAAAATTCGCAAGGCTGAAAGTGAAATATTCTGTTATAAAGTTTTTATGAAAGATGTCCGTTTACAGGAGTATTATTCACACTTTAAAAAATTATGGTTAGAAGCTAATACAACCTTAGGCATTGGGTTGTTACTAGATAATAAAACGAAAGCAGCACGTTCTTATTTTTGGCAAGCTTTGAATGAGCAAAAATTTAATTTGCGGACTTTAACAGCACTTACTCTCAGTTTCACACCTCAGATCATAACTAATAAGTTACTGAGTGTTTACTAA
- the hepA gene encoding heterocyst formation ABC transporter subunit HepA, which produces MYLKLPTSTLKILQATNFWQNNYLILREFKHFRIIASLAIVFSAFAASCEGFGLGFLLVFLQSLTTPGAEPLKTGIEWFDIFILGINASANERLYRVSALIIITTCMRASFNYLGQLCIQFSEINLIDNLRRRIFGQLAAQSLSYFGKKNSGELINTLTNEMERIRQIFGGMAFLVTKTLTLVVYSISLFVFSWQLSIVSVLLFSLLAVGLSTLNKQIRERSFAITKANDHFTSRALEFIEGIRTVHACSTQEFEQQRYYQASGNIVKTWKSVYWISLLVKPLAESLSTMILISMIIMALVTGFMKISSLLTFFFILFRLVPMTQDLNGVIAFLSTQAGAVENLKDILKTDDKTYFENGHLEFLGLQRAIEIIALNFSYEPHKLVLKDITLTIEKGKMVALVGASGGGKSTLADLIARFYEPIDGKILIDGLNLRELEIDSLRRKMAIVSQKTFIFNTSIRNNIAYGTPKATEAEIVEAARLANALEFITKLPQGLDTIVGADGIELSGGQQQRIAIARALVRNPDILILDEPTSALDAITEQVIQELLEKFTVGRTVIVIAHRFSTIAKADKVVVIEQGTIVEQGAYQSLLEQRGKFWKYYQIQNEVR; this is translated from the coding sequence ATGTATCTAAAATTACCGACATCAACATTAAAAATTCTACAAGCTACGAACTTTTGGCAGAATAATTATTTAATATTACGAGAGTTTAAACACTTTCGGATTATAGCCTCTTTAGCTATAGTTTTTTCAGCTTTTGCTGCTAGTTGTGAGGGATTTGGCTTAGGTTTTCTACTAGTATTTCTGCAAAGTTTAACTACTCCTGGTGCTGAACCTCTGAAAACAGGAATTGAGTGGTTTGATATTTTTATCTTAGGAATTAACGCTTCAGCAAATGAACGATTATATCGCGTTTCAGCGTTAATCATCATTACAACCTGTATGCGTGCATCTTTTAACTATCTAGGACAGCTTTGCATCCAGTTTAGTGAAATAAATTTAATAGATAATCTACGTAGAAGAATTTTTGGGCAATTAGCAGCTCAAAGTCTTAGTTATTTTGGCAAGAAAAATTCTGGAGAGTTGATTAATACTCTCACCAATGAAATGGAGAGAATTAGGCAGATTTTCGGAGGCATGGCTTTTTTAGTCACAAAAACCTTAACACTAGTTGTTTATTCAATTTCATTATTTGTGTTTTCATGGCAACTTTCCATAGTTTCCGTTTTATTATTCAGTCTTTTAGCAGTAGGACTATCAACACTAAATAAACAAATTAGAGAACGTAGTTTTGCTATTACCAAAGCTAATGATCATTTTACTTCAAGGGCGCTAGAGTTTATCGAAGGTATCCGCACAGTTCATGCTTGTTCTACTCAAGAATTTGAACAACAGCGATATTATCAGGCCAGTGGCAATATCGTTAAGACTTGGAAGAGTGTTTATTGGATTTCTCTGCTAGTTAAACCTCTAGCTGAAAGCCTATCTACTATGATTCTGATCTCAATGATCATTATGGCTCTAGTGACAGGATTCATGAAGATTTCTTCATTATTAACCTTCTTCTTTATACTATTTCGTCTTGTGCCAATGACTCAAGATTTGAATGGAGTAATAGCTTTTTTAAGTACCCAAGCCGGAGCAGTAGAAAATCTCAAAGATATCCTAAAAACAGATGATAAAACTTACTTTGAAAACGGTCATCTTGAATTTTTGGGATTACAACGGGCCATAGAAATAATAGCTCTAAATTTTAGTTATGAACCGCATAAACTTGTACTCAAAGATATCACGTTGACCATTGAAAAAGGCAAAATGGTCGCCTTAGTGGGTGCATCTGGTGGTGGTAAAAGTACCCTAGCAGATTTAATAGCCAGATTTTACGAGCCAATAGATGGAAAAATTCTGATCGATGGACTGAATTTGCGAGAATTAGAAATTGATTCACTGCGTCGTAAAATGGCGATAGTTAGTCAAAAAACATTTATTTTCAACACTTCTATTCGCAACAACATTGCCTATGGGACACCAAAAGCAACTGAGGCAGAAATTGTAGAAGCCGCACGGCTGGCAAATGCTCTAGAATTTATCACAAAATTACCTCAAGGTTTGGATACAATTGTCGGTGCTGATGGGATTGAATTATCTGGAGGACAACAACAACGAATTGCGATTGCTCGTGCTTTGGTAAGAAATCCAGACATTTTGATTTTAGATGAACCAACCAGTGCTTTAGATGCAATTACAGAGCAGGTCATTCAAGAGTTGTTAGAAAAGTTCACTGTCGGTCGTACAGTAATTGTTATTGCCCATCGATTTTCCACAATTGCTAAAGCAGATAAAGTGGTAGTGATTGAACAAGGAACAATTGTCGAACAGGGAGCATACCAAAGCCTACTAGAACAACGTGGTAAATTTTGGAAATATTATCAAATTCAAAATGAAGTGAGATAG